A single region of the Apodemus sylvaticus chromosome 7, mApoSyl1.1, whole genome shotgun sequence genome encodes:
- the LOC127690096 gene encoding olfactory receptor 8B4-like: MSQKRMAPRNSSSVTEFILVGFSDQPSLQLPLFFFFLGIYVLTAVGNLGLITLIGLNSSLHTPMYFFLFNLSFIDFCYSCVFTPKMLSDFVSENIISYMGCMTQLFFFCFFVNSECYVLVSMAYDRYVAICNPLLYTVTMSPQLCTLLMFCSYVIGFAGAMAHTGSMLTLTFCDSNMIRHYLCEVLPLLQLSCTSTYANELVFFIVVGVVITASSISIFISYALILSNILKIPSAEGRSKAFGTCGSHVVAVALFFGSGAFTYLTTSLPGSMEEGRFASVFYTNVVPMLNPLIYSLRNKDVKHALNKTLKRVLFS; encoded by the coding sequence ATGTCTCAGAAGAGAATGGCTCCAAGAAATAGCTCCTCTGTGACTGAATTTATCCTTGTGGGATTTTCAGaccaaccatctctccagctgcctctcttcttcttcttcttaggtATCTATGTGCTCACTGCAGTAGGCAATTTGGGATTGATCACCTTAATTGGGTTGAATTCCAGTCTTCATACTCCAATGTATTTTTTCCTCTTCAACTTGTCCTTTATAGATTTCTgttactcctgtgtgttcactcCCAAAATGTTGAGTGATTTTGTCTCAGAAAACATTATCTCCTATATGGGATGCATGACTCaactgtttttcttctgtttctttgtcaaTTCTGAGTGCTATGTGCTGGTGtcaatggcctatgatcgctatgtggccatctgcaaccCTCTGCTGTACACAGTCACCATGTCTCCCCAGCTCTGCACTCTGTTGATGTTTTGTTCATATGTGATAGGGTTTGCTGGAGCCATGGCCCATACTGGAAGCATGCTGACACTTACTTTCTGTGATTCCAACATGATCCGTCATTATCTCTGTGAAGTTCTCCCCCTCCTACAGCTTTCCTGCACCAGCACCTACGCCAACGAActtgtattttttattgttgttggagTAGTCATCACAGCATCCAGTATCAGTATCTTTATCTCTTATGCATTGATTCTTTCCAACATTCTTAAGATTCCTTCTGCTGAGGGTAGATCCAAAGCCTTTGGCACATGTGGTTCCCATGTAGTTGCTGTTGCTCTGTTTTTTGGGTCAGGGGCATTCACCTATTTAACAACCTCTCTCCCTGGTTCAATGGAAGAGGGAAGGTTTGCTTCAGTATTTTATACCAATGTGGTTCCCATGCTTAACCCACTGATCTATAGTTTGAGGAATAAAGATGTTAAACATGCTCTAAATAAAACCTTGAAGAGAGTGCTCTTCTCATGA
- the LOC127690098 gene encoding olfactory receptor 145, whose amino-acid sequence MATENATVTEFILAGLTDQPGLRMPLFFLFLGFYMVTVVGNLGLITLIGLNSHLHTPMYFFLFNLSLIDFCYSTVITPKMLVSFVSKKNIISYPGCMTQLFFFLFFVVSESFILSAMAYDRYVAICNPLMYTVTMSPQVCLFLLLGVYLMGFAGAMAHTAFMVRLTFCADKLVNHYMCDILPLLERSCTSTYVNELVVFIVVGIDIGVPTVTIFISYALILSSILRISSTEGRSKAFSTCSSHIIAVSLFFGSGAFMYLKPSSLLPMNQGKVSSLFYTIVVPMLNPLIYSLRNKDVKVALRKTLSKSSFS is encoded by the coding sequence ATGGCCACTGAAAATGCCACTGTGACAGAGTTCATCCTCGCAGGCCTGACAGACCAGCCAGGACTCCGCATGCccctcttcttcctgtttctaGGTTTCTACATGGTAACTGTGGTGGGGAACCTGGGCTTGATCACCCTGATCGGGCTGAACTCTCAcctgcacacccccatgtactttttcctcttCAACTTGTCCCTCATAGATTTCTGCTACTCCACTGTTATCACCCCCAAAATGCTGGTGAgttttgtctcaaagaaaaacatcatCTCCTACCCTGGATGCATGACTCagctcttcttctttcttttctttgttgtctcCGAGTCCTTCATCCTGTCAGCAATGGCATATGACAGGTATGTTGCCATCTGTAATCCTCTGATGTACACCGTGACCATGTCTCCCCAGGTGTGCTTGTTCCTTTTACTAGGTGTATATTTGATGGGATTTGCTGGAGCCATGGCCCACACAGCATTTATGGTGAGACTGACCTTCTGTGCTGATAAGCTTGTCAATCACTACATGTGTGACATCCTTCCTCTTCTGGAACGCTCTTGCACCAGCACCTACGTAAATGAGCTGGTAGTCTTCATTGTTGTGGGCATTGATATAGGGGTACCCACAGTCACCATCTTTATTTCTTATGCCCTCATCCTCTCCAGTATCCTTCGCATCAGCTCCACGGAGGGCAGGTCTAAAGCCTTCAGCACCTGCAGCTCCCACATAATTgcagtttctctcttttttgggTCAGGGGCATTCATGTATCTCAAACCTTCTTCACTTTTGCCTATGAACCAGGGGAAAGTGTCTTCCTTGTTTTATACCATTGTGGTGCCCATGCTCAACCCATTAATCTATAGTTTAAGGAATAAGGATGTCAAAGTTGCTCTGAGAAAAACACTGAGCAAAAGTTCATTTTCCTAA